GCTGGGCAAATAAAACTCTGTACTCCGCCCATCCTCGTTGCGCTCAGCGCAGCGGGGATTTTATTTTGGCTCCAGCGTGACGCATGAAAGTTGGGTGACCAGATAAATGGAGTTGCTAAAATAGCAATCGAATACCCCAATTGAAATGTCCGAGCTGACAACCATTTTTTTAGCCAAAATTTTACTTGCCACAGTCGGCATCGGATTCGCTGCGTTATTTTATTTTTTCCGGAAAAACCAATTCTTCAGAAAATTTTTAATTGGGGTTTTCATCCCCTTCGTGATTTTGGCATCTTGGGGTTTTTTAAATTTTGATAAAAATCTCATCGATGTCGGCTACTGGGATATTTACCACTACTATCTGAATGCGAAATATTTCGACGAGCTTGGCTACTTCGACCTCTACCGCGCTTCACTCGTCGCGAATACCGAGAATGGCGGACCGTTTAAAAATGTGACGAATGTGCGTGATCTCAGCACACAAATCCAGACCATTCCTGATAATCGCTCCACCAACACTGAGTCGCTGCGCGCGAAATTTTCGCCGGCGCGCTGGGAGGAATTTCGCGCCGATGTTAAATTTTTCTTTGAAAAACTGGATCCCGTCGTCCTCACTGATCGCGGCTACAACGCCTCGCCGACCTGGAATAAAACCGGCTCGCTGATTGCGAATGCATTACCGCTCACGAATCCGGCGGCCATCCCAATCATCTATGCGCTCGACATTTTAATTCTCGTCGGAATTTTCGGCATCATCACTGCATTTTTCGGAATCGTCCCGGCGCTTTTTTTCGTACTGCTGCTCGGCGTCAATCCGCTCGAAATGCGCCCACTGCAATTCGCCTTTTTGCGACTGGATTGGCTGCTCGCACTCGTCGGCAGCATCGCCCTTTGGCGGAAACAAAAATTTGGCTTGTCCGGCGCACTACTCGCGTTTTCCGCTTTTCTCCGCATCTTCCCGGTTGTTTTGCTCGCTGGAGCAATCGTACAAGCTGGTCTGGAATTCTGGCGCAAACGAAAAATCTCGCCGGCGTTTCAGCGATTTTTCCTCGGCTGCACCATCGCGGCACTCGTGCTCCTGCTCTACGGCAGCCTCGATCAAGCCAATCATTTTGATTTTTCGCGCTGGGTCGACTTCGCTAAAAAAATTAGCATCCACTCGCAGACCGCCTCAAATCAACGCAGCGGAATTAATTACCTCGTTCCAGCTGCGATTGATTTTTTACGCCTGCCCGTGAAATTATTGATGCTCGGACTTTTCGCTTGGGCGATTCGCCGCGCGCCAAGTGAAAAATTAATTCCACTCAGCCTGCTGCTGGTGCCGGTCGTGACAGCACCCGCCTCGTACTATTTTTGCAGCGTCGCAGTCTTGGTCTTGGCTTTTGCCGACCTAGCGAAAAAAGAAAACGCTCTCGGGCTCAGCTGTATTTTGCTCGCTTTTATTTTGGAAACATTTGGCGTCATCCACGAAAATGTCTATCACAATTCCGACACGAGTTATTATTGGTCGGGACTATTCTTCATCTTGAGTGTAGTTTTGCTTTTCATCGTGGAGGGCACGAAAACGCAAGCGCGGAAAATCAAATCACGCCAGGGATGAAACGCCAGCGGACTTTCTTGGCGTAGCGGCGGTAGTCCGGATCGGCACTCAAGTGACGCTCTTCCGTCAGCGCACGCAGAATGTAAATCGCGTTCCAGCCGAGCAGCGCGACGAAAGTTCCGAGGTCGAGAAACGGCAGAAACTCAAACCACCACGCGAGATTCTTGGCGGCGTAGGCGGGATGGCGCACGAAACGATACGGACCACTCGTGACGATGCCACGATTCGTGAGATTGCTCGCCTTGAAACCGAGTGCCAAGGTCGCCCAAACATAAATCAGGAAAGCGATGAGCACACCAATCTTGAGCGCATCGGTCACCCAAACATTGTCGAAGAGCGTGAAAGCTTTGTCGAGCGAAATGAATTTATCCGCGACGGAATTGAGGGGCGGATAACATATGAGCGCGACGACCCAGCCCGAGACGAAAGGATCGACCGACCTAATCCGATTGTGGAGGAAACGAAATTCGAAAGCATAAGCAAAAGCAAAGACAGCGGTATCAATCAGAAAAATTGTCTGGAAAATGAAGTCGTAACCCCACTGCCAAAAAAATGAGACGAAGCTCTGGTCGGGGTTAGCGGTATGCCAGAGCTCGAGCAACTTTTGGAAATGCTGAAAAAAGAAATTCAACATCAATGGTAAAAAGAAAAATTTGACGAGGTAAGAGAGCGCCGCCGTCCGCGCCGCCGCGCGATTTTCGGGCGAGCGTTTTCCGCGAAAAATAAAGTTAACTAAAACGACCAGCTTGTCGCGTGCGTAATCTATCTCCGTGGAAAAAAAGTGAAAGCGGATGAGATAGTAGGGCAAACCCAGGACGAGATAGACCGAGAAAAAAAATTTGAGAACTGTGAGCACCTCGTCGCTCAGAAAATCACGGTAGTAGCTGTGGAACGAATACACCCCTAAAAAAACCGTAAAAATCAGGAAATTGCCGAAATAATGTGCGACCGTTCGTTGTAAAGTTTTAAGCATCAGCGTCCAATCTCAGCCTGAAGTAAATGCGCCAAACTATCGAATCCAGGTGGCGGATTATTTTGGATGCGCGAATCGTAGCGCAGCACAACCGCTTCAGGCGCTGTTGTCCCATTGGCTGATTCCGGTTTTGGCAATTCGTCGTAAGCAATTTCAGAGAAAGGGTGCGCCGTATTATCACAGCCGGAAACTTTCCAATTGGATGAGCCGTACGGTGAAAGTTCCGATGTCAGATTGCCACAGCGGAAATACTCGCGCAGATACGCGAGATCGTATTCGACTGCTTCACTCCAAGCCGGATCTGGGAAGCCTCCGCCAATTTCGTAAGGTCGCCGCGAAGGCAGACAGCTCGGATCGTTCCCTGGCCAATTTGGATTGACTGCGCCACCGATGGAATTCAGCGAGACAATTGTCCCTTCCCACAAAATTTGGTTTTTGAAAGTCTGGTACCACTGCGTACTGTTCCTATTC
This window of the Patescibacteria group bacterium genome carries:
- a CDS encoding methyltransferase, whose product is MLKTLQRTVAHYFGNFLIFTVFLGVYSFHSYYRDFLSDEVLTVLKFFFSVYLVLGLPYYLIRFHFFSTEIDYARDKLVVLVNFIFRGKRSPENRAAARTAALSYLVKFFFLPLMLNFFFQHFQKLLELWHTANPDQSFVSFFWQWGYDFIFQTIFLIDTAVFAFAYAFEFRFLHNRIRSVDPFVSGWVVALICYPPLNSVADKFISLDKAFTLFDNVWVTDALKIGVLIAFLIYVWATLALGFKASNLTNRGIVTSGPYRFVRHPAYAAKNLAWWFEFLPFLDLGTFVALLGWNAIYILRALTEERHLSADPDYRRYAKKVRWRFIPGVI